Proteins from a genomic interval of Papaver somniferum cultivar HN1 chromosome 4, ASM357369v1, whole genome shotgun sequence:
- the LOC113272852 gene encoding uncharacterized protein LOC113272852: protein MEEYLLIAATNWFDGSSEDDAELLRDLLDNESPFFMLPNIVYSSQNECGFSSAEQPLTPVNPLVSKANVLYSGPTIGDIETVLSFTNHHQQQYNDESSDMSISRNGFSIIEKGLSKVDNKYTLKIKSI from the exons ATGGAGGAATATTTACTTATAGCAGCAACTAATTGGTTTGATGGGTCATCAGAAGATGATGCGGAGTTATTAAGAGATCTTCTTGATAATGAATCACCTTTCTTTATGTTACCTAACATTGTATATTCTAGTCAAAATGAATGTGGTTTTTCATCAGCGGAGCAACCATTAACTCCGGTTAATCCTTTAGTTTCGAAGGCTAACGTTCTCTACTCAGGGCCAACTATTGGAGATATTGAGACAGTTCTATCATTCACaaatcatcaccagcagcaataCAATGATGAATCCAGTGATATGAGCATCTCACGCAACGG gttttCGATAATAGAGAAGGGTTTAAGTAAGGTTGATAATAAGTATACATTGAAAATCAAAAGTATATAA